The window AATGCCCCTTTCGGTGACGATTATGTCTATATTTTCGCCAGGGGTGGTGACTGTTATCACGTTGTCCATGATGATGGGCAGGCGACCCCTTATGGATGGTGCAACGATGATCGCAAGTTTTGCTCCTGCGGCCGTGTCTGTGTGTCCGCCTGTGTTGTGGAGGAGATAACCGTTGGATTCGGTGTTGACGTTTACGTTGAAGTTAACGTCTATCTCAGTGGCTCCAAGGATAACAACGTCGAGCATGTTCACTATTGCGCCCATGTTGAAGGGGTTGGCGTACAGGTCTGCGCTTATCTCCTGATGGTTCATGCTCTCGCCGATTGATTTGACGGCGTTCAGGTCGAAGCACTGAACGTCCATCAGTGTCTGAAAAAGCCCTTCATTCAGCATATCGACGAAATATCCCGTGATGCCGCCTGAACCGAACGAACCTTTTATTTTCTTTTCGAGCATCTTTTTACGGACGTTTTCGGCCACGGCAAGGGATGTTCCCCCTGCGCCTGTCTGGAAAGAGAATCCGTCTTTGAGCAGTCCGGAGGCTTCAATTACCTCCGCAGTGTTCCTTGCTATCATAAGCCCTATGGGGTCTTTGGTCACTTTTGTTGTGGTGGAGACTATCTTTGTCGGGTCTCCGAGGGATTCCACGGCAACAACGTAGTCCACACAGGTCTGGGAGATTGCAATGGGGCTTACAGGGTGCTGAACGAGGTTGTCGGTTACGGCTATAACCTTGTCGGCATAGCGTGCGTCCACATGGGAATAGCCGAGGCTTCCGCATGCGGATTTGCCGTAGTAGCCGTTCATATTGCCGTATTCGTCGCAGCAGGGGGCTGCTATGAATGCAACGTCGACCTTTACCTCCCCTGTCATCATTGAGCGGGCACGTCCGCCGTGGCTTCGCACAATTATGGGGATGTCCAGTTCGCCTTTTGTCGCCAGTTCGCCTATGAGTCCGTTAACGCCGCACTCAAGGCTGGTTATGACCCCTTTCCTGATGTAGGGGATTATCTCCGCATGAACGGGATGTATTGAGCTTGAGGCAATGGTTATGTTGCCGATGCCTAGTTCATCCAGAATCTTTACCACTGCGTTCAGCAGAAGGTCGCCGTTGCGCAGGTGGTGGTGGGTGGATATCGTCATTCCGTCTTTGAGTCCGGAGGCTATGATTGCCTCACGCAGTGAACCCACGAGCTTTTTGTCGCCTGGGCGGAATGTCTTGATGGGGCGTGCGTATTCTCTGCCTGCCGGAGTGATGGCGTTCGGAGAGGTGTAGGGTATCCGCTTTTTGCCGTTGTAAACTTCGGGGATGAAGCGTCCCAGACTATTTTGCACCATGTATCACCTCGTCGCTTATCTCTATATCCACCATGCCCAGAGCCGCCGCTGTGCGTATCACCCTTGCGGCACGCTTAACAATGGGAGCATCTATCATTTTGCCACGCAGTGAGATAACGCCTGTTCCCATCTCACGTGCCTGTTTTATGGCTTCGATGATTTCCAGCGCACTGTCTATCTCATCTTTGCTGGGTGCGAAGACCTTGTGAACAATGTCTATCTGTCTGGGGTTTACCAGTGATTTTCCGGTGAAGCCCAGACCTTTTATCAGCTTGACCTCACGGGTGAAGTTCTCTTCGTCGGAAACGTCGGCGAATATCGTGTCAATTGCCTGAATGCCTGCGGCTTTTGCCGCCCATGCCACACGGTTTCGTGCCTGAAACAGCTCTTCGCCTGTTTTGGTACGTTCAATGCCCATGCTGGTGGTGTAGTCCTCTGCGCCGAACGCAAGGGCAATTACCCTTGATGAGCATCTGGCGGTTTTAATACAGTTGATGACGCCCTGAGCACTTTCTATTGAAGGGATTATCTTGAATCGGCCTATCTCAAGCCCCAGATTTTCCTCGCACTCTGTCAGAAAGGTGTCGAGCCTCTCAACAATCTCCGGAGTGTCGGCCTTGGGCAGACGAACTCCGTCGGGAAGAGCGGGGAGAACCGTCAGCAGGTCGTCATAGCCCCATTCGGTGTCCAGCGGGTTTATGCGGAAAAAGACCTCTTTGTTCCGGTCTT of the Seleniivibrio woodruffii genome contains:
- the citF gene encoding citrate lyase subunit alpha → MVQNSLGRFIPEVYNGKKRIPYTSPNAITPAGREYARPIKTFRPGDKKLVGSLREAIIASGLKDGMTISTHHHLRNGDLLLNAVVKILDELGIGNITIASSSIHPVHAEIIPYIRKGVITSLECGVNGLIGELATKGELDIPIIVRSHGGRARSMMTGEVKVDVAFIAAPCCDEYGNMNGYYGKSACGSLGYSHVDARYADKVIAVTDNLVQHPVSPIAISQTCVDYVVAVESLGDPTKIVSTTTKVTKDPIGLMIARNTAEVIEASGLLKDGFSFQTGAGGTSLAVAENVRKKMLEKKIKGSFGSGGITGYFVDMLNEGLFQTLMDVQCFDLNAVKSIGESMNHQEISADLYANPFNMGAIVNMLDVVILGATEIDVNFNVNVNTESNGYLLHNTGGHTDTAAGAKLAIIVAPSIRGRLPIIMDNVITVTTPGENIDIIVTERGIAVNDKHPELKKELLKAKLPVKDIHDIKKEITDITGVPRPVQFTDEIAALIEYRDGSIIDAVRRVKE
- a CDS encoding HpcH/HpaI aldolase/citrate lyase family protein, with the translated sequence MEETLSIRRSLLYVPGNMPSMLQNIPIFNCDAVFIDLEDAVPLNEKDAARILVKSFIESYKDRNKEVFFRINPLDTEWGYDDLLTVLPALPDGVRLPKADTPEIVERLDTFLTECEENLGLEIGRFKIIPSIESAQGVINCIKTARCSSRVIALAFGAEDYTTSMGIERTKTGEELFQARNRVAWAAKAAGIQAIDTIFADVSDEENFTREVKLIKGLGFTGKSLVNPRQIDIVHKVFAPSKDEIDSALEIIEAIKQAREMGTGVISLRGKMIDAPIVKRAARVIRTAAALGMVDIEISDEVIHGAK